A genome region from Hymenobacter tibetensis includes the following:
- a CDS encoding glycosyltransferase family 4 protein, producing the protein MKIAFVSLMRGANWGGSEELWSKTALRALSEGHKVETLTYGWDPLSPRLLKLREAGVSTKFYYGESTALLDRIAVKLRVKKRKIEMLPSVEADVCIISNGSIWDFIRLRPVTDHILATGQPYIILAHNTLDYGDILDEQQREYAIRVLEKAARVLFVSERNWRGAERQLAHPIRGAQVVANPVNIRKAFIKPFPTSERLLMASVGSLDCSFKGQDLMLEALNGAAWKERDFLLRIYGTGPHTQYLHHLIASYGLQGKVTLEGHVSDVDGIWEASQALVLSSVTEGVPMVVVEAMLSGRAVVGTDVGAVDLYVKEGETGFLVPVAKAKYLAEGLEKLWNSRARLKEMGEHAFKHAIAITDATPEENFLNIIKASQQV; encoded by the coding sequence ATGAAAATAGCATTCGTTTCGTTGATGCGCGGTGCCAATTGGGGCGGTAGTGAAGAGCTTTGGTCTAAGACGGCGTTACGAGCTTTAAGTGAAGGCCACAAGGTGGAAACCCTGACGTATGGGTGGGACCCCCTGTCGCCTCGGCTTTTGAAGCTGCGGGAGGCGGGAGTTAGCACCAAATTCTACTACGGTGAGAGTACTGCTCTCTTGGATAGAATAGCCGTTAAATTGCGTGTCAAGAAGCGAAAAATAGAGATGTTGCCGAGCGTAGAGGCAGACGTTTGCATTATCTCTAATGGTTCGATATGGGATTTCATTCGGCTACGCCCTGTGACAGACCATATCCTAGCTACTGGCCAGCCCTACATCATATTGGCGCACAACACGCTTGATTACGGCGACATTCTGGACGAACAGCAGCGGGAGTATGCTATCCGCGTACTTGAAAAAGCAGCCCGAGTGCTTTTTGTATCAGAACGCAACTGGAGAGGGGCCGAACGTCAGTTAGCCCACCCTATACGGGGCGCGCAAGTGGTAGCCAACCCAGTTAATATTCGCAAAGCCTTTATCAAGCCCTTTCCCACTTCCGAGAGGCTGTTGATGGCTTCTGTAGGATCCCTGGACTGTAGCTTCAAAGGCCAGGACCTGATGCTGGAGGCGTTGAATGGCGCAGCTTGGAAAGAGCGCGACTTTCTGCTTAGAATTTACGGTACTGGGCCTCATACGCAATACCTGCACCATCTTATTGCGTCATACGGCTTGCAAGGCAAGGTGACGTTGGAAGGCCACGTGAGTGATGTTGACGGAATCTGGGAAGCCAGTCAAGCGCTTGTTTTGTCTTCTGTAACGGAAGGCGTACCAATGGTAGTGGTGGAAGCCATGCTTTCGGGCCGGGCCGTTGTGGGCACCGACGTAGGTGCTGTGGACTTGTATGTAAAGGAAGGAGAGACGGGGTTTCTGGTACCAGTGGCGAAAGCAAAGTATCTGGCCGAGGGGTTGGAGAAACTGTGGAATAGCCGGGCTAGACTCAAGGAGATGGGCGAGCATGCGTTCAAGCACGCAATAGCCATTACAGATGCTACTCCCGAAGAGAACTTCCTGAACATCATTAAAGCTTCTCAGCAAGTCTAG